A window of Castanea sativa cultivar Marrone di Chiusa Pesio chromosome 1, ASM4071231v1 contains these coding sequences:
- the LOC142622785 gene encoding uncharacterized protein LOC142622785 isoform X2, which translates to MGRQTVGNNSLKFLPLTEHQLRTIFRKFDINNDNLLSKEEPKKAFGYLGSIIPSIHADRGLSHAVASKDGYVNEEEMDELVKHAMRFGFTVKDAEPSSSFMPRRDGHDNHYGDSFTKTNANNAHGDSTIQANNANEFTTSFGFLTKEQLMEKFKQCDVNNVRQLSRAELKKRFQYFNKEELNKLVEYAPKLGFTVEP; encoded by the exons ATGGGCCGTCAGACCGTTGGGAACAACAGCCTTAAGTTTTTGCCCCTAACGGAGCATCAGCTAAGGACAATTTTCAGGAAGTTCGACATCAATAATGACAATCTGCTCAGCAAGGAAGAGCCAAAGAAAGCCTTTGGGTACTTGGGCTCAATTATCCCTTCCATTCACGCAGACCGCGGCCTCAGCCATGCCGTTGCCAGTAAGGACGGATACGTCAACGAAGAGGAGATGGATGAACTCGTCAAACACGCTATGCGATTCGGATTTACCGTAAAAGACGCTGAGCC ATCCAGCAGCTTTATGCCCCGAAGGGACGGCCATGACAACCATTATGGAGACAGTTTCACCAAAACTAATGCCAATAATGCCCATGGAGACAGCACCATCCAAGCTAATAATGCCAATGAATTTACC ACATCATTTGGATTCCTAACGAAAGAGCAGCTGATGGAGAAATTCAAGCAATGCGACGTCAATAATGTCAGACAGCTGAGCAGGGCAGAGCTAAAGAAACGCTTTCAATACTTCAACAAAGAGGAATTGAACAAACTAGTGGAATATGCCCCGAAACTCGGATTTACAGTTGAGCCGTAG
- the LOC142622785 gene encoding uncharacterized protein LOC142622785 isoform X1, giving the protein MGRQTVGNNSLKFLPLTEHQLRTIFRKFDINNDNLLSKEEPKKAFGYLGSIIPSIHADRGLSHAVASKDGYVNEEEMDELVKHAMRFGFTVKDAEPFRSSSFMPRRDGHDNHYGDSFTKTNANNAHGDSTIQANNANEFTTSFGFLTKEQLMEKFKQCDVNNVRQLSRAELKKRFQYFNKEELNKLVEYAPKLGFTVEP; this is encoded by the exons ATGGGCCGTCAGACCGTTGGGAACAACAGCCTTAAGTTTTTGCCCCTAACGGAGCATCAGCTAAGGACAATTTTCAGGAAGTTCGACATCAATAATGACAATCTGCTCAGCAAGGAAGAGCCAAAGAAAGCCTTTGGGTACTTGGGCTCAATTATCCCTTCCATTCACGCAGACCGCGGCCTCAGCCATGCCGTTGCCAGTAAGGACGGATACGTCAACGAAGAGGAGATGGATGAACTCGTCAAACACGCTATGCGATTCGGATTTACCGTAAAAGACGCTGAGCC CTTCAGATCCAGCAGCTTTATGCCCCGAAGGGACGGCCATGACAACCATTATGGAGACAGTTTCACCAAAACTAATGCCAATAATGCCCATGGAGACAGCACCATCCAAGCTAATAATGCCAATGAATTTACC ACATCATTTGGATTCCTAACGAAAGAGCAGCTGATGGAGAAATTCAAGCAATGCGACGTCAATAATGTCAGACAGCTGAGCAGGGCAGAGCTAAAGAAACGCTTTCAATACTTCAACAAAGAGGAATTGAACAAACTAGTGGAATATGCCCCGAAACTCGGATTTACAGTTGAGCCGTAG